From Medicago truncatula cultivar Jemalong A17 chromosome 7, MtrunA17r5.0-ANR, whole genome shotgun sequence, a single genomic window includes:
- the LOC25499138 gene encoding tRNA (guanine-N(7)-)-methyltransferase non-catalytic subunit wdr4: MDEEVAASESRKETTEVAPALIAVHPDGHHVAVAVGPDLRVFNFLSNSAVSLLDESVNQPFHKDNIRAIRFGAKGKLFVSAGDDKTLKIWSPENWKCISTVLSEKRVTAVAISNDGLYVCFADKFGLVWIVDLNKNSHDKKPIPLLSHYCSIITSLEFSPDNRYILSADRDFKIRVTNFPKNPLNGAHEIQSFCLGHTEFVSCLAFVPAQENPHSLLLSGSGDSTVRLWDITSGALLYTCEVAIKAGLLESNGNAEEHDHAVTDLCTTLDGLLVAVAIQSLQGIVLLSCNVSAQTLSVAKVVSIAGENFVPTCLANNPSTRELWMVTGVSSLPGYDYPSLSRVLVISGVDVEQEPVVLGDDKIPGGIKLLETLQGTASFDDNAFLVAAEAVKAAMCNLLIKKQYPFENREYRKKTRNDRKLKE, from the exons ATGGACGAAGAAGTTGCAGCATCAGAAAGCAGAAAAGAAACCACCGAAGTAGCACCGGCACTCATCGCCGTCCACCCTGACGGCCACCACGTCGCCGTCGCTGTCGGACCGGACCTCCGCGTCTTCAACTTCCT TTCCAATTCTGCAGTTTCCTTACTCGATGAATCCGTTAACCAACCTTTTCATAAAGACAATATCAGAGCAATTCGATTCGGTGCAAAAGGAAAACTGTTTGTATCTGCTGGTGAtgataaaaccctaaaaatctgGTCACCGGAAAATTGGAAGTGTATTTCGACGGTTTTGTCGGAGAAGAGAGTTACTGCTGTTGCTATAAGCAATGATGGATTGTATGTTTGTTTTGCTGATAAATTTGGACTTGTTTGGATTGTGGATCTCAATAAAAATTCGCACGATAAGAAGCCGATACCGCTTCTTTCTCATTATTGCAGTATAATCACTAGCTTG GAATTTTCGCCGGATAATCGGTATATTTTGAGTGCTGATAGAGATTTTAAAATTCGT GTTACTAATTTTCCTAAGAATCCGTTAAATGGAGCTCACGAGATACAGAGTTTTTGTCTTGGTCATACGGA GTTTGTTTCCTGCCTTGCTTTCGTTCCAGCTCAGGAAAACCCTCATAGTCTTCTTCTATCTGGCAGTGGTGATTCCACA GTACGATTGTGGGATATCACCTCGGGTGCACTCCTATATACTTGTGAAGTTGCAATTAAG GCAGGGCTTTTAGAGTCCAATGGTAATGCAGAGGAGCATGACCATGCTGTTACTGATTTATGTACTACCTTGGATGGTTTGCTTGTTGCCGTGGCCATTCAGAG CTTGCAAGGAATTGTATTGTTGAGTTGCAACGTTTCTGCACAAACGCTTTCTGTTGCCAAG GTTGTTTCCATTGCAGGAGAGAATTTTGTCCCTACCTGCCTGGCAAACAACCCCTCTACAAGGGAATTGTGGATGGTTACAGGTGTCTCTAGTTTACCTGGATATGATTACCCCTCTTTGTCTCGTGTCCTAGTAATTTCTGGTGTTGATGTTGAGCAAGAGCCAGTTGTTCTGGGAGATGATAAGATACCCGGGGGTATAAAGCTGCTAGAAACGTTACAAGGAACTGCATCTTTTGATGACAATGCTTTTTTGGTAGCAGCTGAAGCTGTCAAAGCAGCAATGTGTAACCTATTAATAAAGAAGCAATACCCTTTCGAGAATAGAGAATATAGAAAGAAAACTAGAAATGATAGAAAACTCAAGGAATAA